One window of Silvimonas iriomotensis genomic DNA carries:
- the recN gene encoding DNA repair protein RecN, producing the protein MLLSLNLRNFVIVDKLALEFASGLSVFTGETGAGKSIVIDALGLLLGDRADAGMVRHGTDKAELAVEFDISRLPAAQAWLAEAELTGDDAEVVNLRRTLDIQGKSKAFINGTAATLAQLKNLGEMLVDIHGQHAHQLLLRPETQRAVFDAFAGASDVAATVAGHWRGWQRAEEEFAAASRNAAAFEAERERLQWQINEVSELALGDSEWEELQGEHRRLQHAASLIDGVQSALGTLSDDDENCQGWLGSATRRLQELAGYDEQLNPSLDLLAGVEAQLSEAVSELRRYADHLELDPQRLEEVEARLDAIWRTARKYRIEPPDRLPQALQDWTTQLESLGGGEGMVRLEKAVAIARAAYEKTAAQLSALRQKHAAPFAKAVTAQMKPLALADSAFTVALTTVAAGGHGLEDVDFQIAHGEADARPMGKIVSGGELSRISLAIQVITSGLSGVPTLVFDEVDVGIGGRVAEIVGRMLADLGKAHQVLCITHLPQVAACGQQHFQVSKDKSNGGIVSHVAALDDAGRVEEIARMLGGVEITETTRRHAAELLGHV; encoded by the coding sequence ATGCTGCTCTCTCTGAATCTCAGGAATTTTGTGATTGTCGACAAGCTGGCGCTGGAGTTCGCGTCCGGGCTGTCCGTGTTCACCGGCGAAACCGGCGCGGGCAAGTCGATTGTGATCGACGCGCTGGGCCTGTTGCTGGGCGACCGGGCCGATGCCGGCATGGTGCGCCATGGCACAGACAAGGCCGAGCTGGCGGTCGAGTTTGATATCAGCCGCCTGCCTGCCGCACAAGCGTGGCTGGCCGAGGCAGAGCTGACCGGGGACGACGCCGAAGTCGTCAACCTGCGGCGCACGCTGGATATCCAGGGCAAAAGCAAAGCCTTTATCAACGGCACCGCCGCCACCCTGGCACAACTGAAAAACCTGGGCGAAATGCTGGTGGACATCCATGGCCAGCACGCCCACCAGTTGCTGCTGCGTCCGGAAACCCAGCGCGCGGTGTTTGATGCCTTTGCCGGCGCCAGCGATGTCGCCGCGACGGTCGCCGGCCATTGGCGTGGCTGGCAACGGGCCGAAGAAGAATTCGCTGCCGCCAGCCGCAATGCCGCAGCATTTGAAGCCGAACGCGAGCGCCTGCAATGGCAGATCAACGAGGTCTCCGAACTGGCGCTGGGCGATTCCGAATGGGAAGAATTGCAGGGTGAACATCGCCGTCTGCAACACGCGGCCAGCCTGATTGATGGCGTGCAATCTGCCCTGGGCACGTTGAGCGACGATGACGAGAACTGCCAGGGCTGGCTGGGCAGCGCCACGCGCCGTCTGCAAGAACTGGCGGGCTATGACGAGCAACTGAATCCCTCGCTGGATTTGCTGGCCGGTGTCGAGGCGCAATTGTCGGAAGCGGTGAGCGAACTGCGGCGCTACGCCGATCACCTTGAACTGGACCCGCAACGCCTGGAAGAGGTTGAAGCGCGTCTGGATGCCATCTGGCGCACCGCCCGCAAATACCGCATTGAACCGCCAGACCGCCTGCCGCAGGCACTGCAGGACTGGACAACCCAGCTGGAAAGCCTGGGCGGCGGCGAGGGCATGGTCCGCCTTGAAAAAGCCGTTGCCATTGCCCGGGCTGCGTATGAGAAAACCGCCGCGCAACTGTCCGCGCTGCGCCAGAAACACGCGGCCCCGTTTGCCAAAGCAGTGACTGCGCAGATGAAGCCGCTGGCGCTGGCCGACAGCGCCTTCACCGTGGCGTTGACCACGGTCGCGGCGGGCGGACATGGTCTGGAAGATGTCGACTTCCAGATCGCGCACGGTGAAGCCGACGCGCGGCCCATGGGCAAAATCGTGTCGGGGGGCGAGCTCTCGCGGATCAGCCTGGCCATTCAGGTCATCACCAGCGGTTTGTCCGGCGTGCCCACGCTGGTGTTCGATGAAGTGGATGTGGGCATTGGCGGGCGCGTGGCAGAGATTGTCGGGCGCATGCTGGCCGACCTTGGCAAGGCGCATCAGGTGCTGTGCATTACCCATTTGCCGCAAGTCGCGGCCTGCGGTCAGCAGCATTTTCAGGTCAGCAAGGACAAGAGCAACGGCGGCATCGTCAGTCACGTTGCTGCGCTGGATGACGCCGGCCGGGTCGAGGAAATTGCCCGCATGCTGGGTGGCGTAGAGATCACCGAAACCACACGCCGCCACGCGGCCGAGTTGCTGGGCCATGTCTGA
- the tadA gene encoding tRNA adenosine(34) deaminase TadA — protein MSDPAAVVPPAMLHEWTEAQTGFMHAALAEAAKAQALGEVPVGAVVVHQGRIIGAGHNQPITRHDPSAHAEMLALRAAAATLENYRLPGCELYVTLEPCLMCSGVMMHARLARVVFATNDPKTGCAGSVINPFMDPRLNHHTEVLGGLLAQEAAAQLKAFFAERRRQQKAARDARAAGG, from the coding sequence ATGTCTGATCCGGCAGCAGTGGTGCCGCCGGCCATGTTGCATGAATGGACCGAGGCGCAGACCGGGTTCATGCACGCTGCGCTGGCCGAGGCGGCCAAGGCACAGGCCCTGGGCGAGGTGCCGGTGGGCGCGGTGGTCGTGCATCAGGGCCGGATTATTGGTGCTGGCCACAACCAGCCGATTACCCGGCATGATCCGTCCGCCCACGCCGAAATGCTGGCGCTGCGCGCGGCAGCAGCAACACTGGAGAACTACCGCCTGCCGGGCTGCGAGTTGTATGTCACGCTGGAGCCGTGCCTGATGTGTTCCGGCGTCATGATGCACGCCCGTCTGGCGCGCGTCGTGTTTGCCACCAATGATCCCAAAACCGGTTGCGCCGGTAGCGTGATCAACCCCTTCATGGACCCGCGCCTGAACCACCATACCGAGGTGCTGGGCGGTTTGCTGGCGCAAGAAGCAGCAGCGCAACTGAAAGCGTTTTTTGCCGAACGCCGCCGCCAGCAAAAAGCCGCGCGGGATGCGCGCGCCGCCGGCGGCTGA
- a CDS encoding glycoside hydrolase family 18 protein has protein sequence MRQLLLLPLMAAAALAHADKVVFQDDFKGDLSQWVGQNGDGSVPMHGVIVDDPLRPGAKALKFTKKVFGGDLFSKTQFAEGKKYTLTFDYLGTCSSSCGGVVGYTADFPGRDNWLAGAAKLGGGAEVLKDNNQWNSYSIDFKSKFAFHLALEQWVNGAGNPGESLFANFKLIEKDDAGGGDAKPAAAAAAVVGGVPAPAKPQFVAYYPAWANGRTPPYFIKNMESTGLANQITVINYAFANVVDNKCVVGYPDQDYKQPLDAANTLDGKPDAGSNGLFGNWNQIKQLKQKHPNLKVVISLGGWTWSKYFSDAALPKNREAFVKSCVDTFIKGNIDGKAGLAAGVFDGIDIDWEYPGTAGNEGNIVRDEDPKNYTALLAEFRKQLDAAKPGYLLTVAASAAANVYGNIESEKIQSSVNWINLMTYDFAGPWDSQTGYQSNLFAGPKDRLSIDMAVKDYIDKGVLPGKLVLGIPFYGYGWLPVSMDAHGIHQGVKAKAPGSSEQGIASYAEVKAKKGDVFRDDKTRAIVKVVGDEVWVYDDPQVIKDKIDYVKKMKLGGMMAWEASQDTPDGELASTIYNGLIK, from the coding sequence ATGAGACAGCTATTGTTGCTGCCATTGATGGCAGCCGCAGCGCTTGCGCACGCCGATAAAGTGGTGTTCCAGGACGATTTCAAGGGTGACCTCTCGCAATGGGTGGGTCAGAACGGCGACGGTAGCGTCCCCATGCATGGCGTCATCGTGGATGACCCGCTGCGCCCTGGCGCCAAGGCGCTGAAGTTCACCAAAAAGGTGTTCGGTGGCGACCTCTTCTCCAAAACCCAGTTTGCTGAAGGCAAGAAATACACGCTGACGTTCGACTATCTGGGCACGTGCAGCTCAAGTTGCGGCGGCGTGGTTGGCTATACGGCGGATTTTCCTGGGCGTGACAACTGGCTGGCGGGTGCGGCCAAGCTGGGTGGCGGCGCCGAAGTGCTCAAAGACAACAATCAATGGAATAGCTACAGCATTGATTTCAAGAGCAAATTTGCGTTTCATCTGGCGCTGGAGCAATGGGTGAACGGTGCCGGCAATCCGGGTGAATCGCTGTTTGCCAACTTCAAGCTGATTGAAAAAGACGATGCCGGCGGTGGCGATGCCAAACCGGCCGCAGCTGCCGCCGCCGTAGTCGGTGGCGTACCAGCACCGGCCAAACCGCAGTTTGTGGCGTATTACCCGGCCTGGGCCAATGGCCGCACGCCGCCGTATTTCATCAAGAACATGGAATCGACCGGCCTTGCCAACCAGATCACCGTGATCAACTACGCGTTTGCCAATGTGGTGGATAACAAGTGCGTGGTCGGTTATCCGGACCAGGATTACAAACAGCCGCTTGATGCCGCCAACACGCTGGATGGCAAACCCGATGCCGGCAGCAATGGCCTGTTTGGCAACTGGAACCAGATTAAGCAGCTCAAGCAAAAGCACCCGAACCTGAAAGTGGTGATTTCACTGGGCGGCTGGACGTGGTCCAAGTACTTCTCTGATGCCGCGCTGCCCAAAAACCGCGAGGCGTTTGTGAAGTCGTGCGTTGATACCTTTATCAAGGGCAATATCGACGGCAAGGCGGGCCTGGCGGCTGGCGTGTTCGACGGGATCGACATTGACTGGGAATACCCGGGCACGGCCGGTAACGAAGGCAATATCGTGCGCGATGAAGACCCGAAGAACTACACCGCGCTGCTGGCCGAGTTCCGCAAGCAGCTGGATGCGGCCAAGCCGGGTTATCTGCTGACCGTCGCGGCGAGCGCAGCGGCGAATGTCTACGGCAATATCGAAAGCGAGAAGATCCAGAGTTCGGTTAACTGGATCAACCTGATGACCTACGATTTTGCCGGCCCGTGGGATAGCCAGACGGGCTACCAGTCCAACCTGTTTGCCGGCCCGAAAGACCGGCTCTCGATTGATATGGCCGTCAAAGACTATATCGACAAGGGCGTGCTGCCGGGCAAACTGGTGTTGGGCATTCCGTTCTACGGCTACGGCTGGTTGCCAGTCAGCATGGACGCCCATGGCATTCATCAGGGCGTGAAGGCCAAAGCCCCGGGCTCGTCGGAGCAGGGCATTGCCAGCTATGCCGAGGTCAAGGCGAAGAAGGGCGATGTGTTCCGTGACGACAAGACCCGCGCCATTGTCAAAGTGGTGGGTGATGAGGTCTGGGTGTATGACGATCCGCAAGTCATCAAGGACAAGATCGACTACGTGAAAAAGATGAAGCTGGGCGGTATGATGGCCTGGGAAGCCTCTCAGGACACGCCGGATGGCGAACTGGCCAGCACCATCTACAACGGTCTGATCAAGTAA